ACCAGGTCCACCAGCACCTTGGCCTCCAACACCGGAACTAGGGCCAGCTCCAGGGACTTTTTGATCTCCTGGTTTACCTATACCGCTACCCGTTGGTTGCGTGCCAGCTCCTCCAACACCAGCACCTTGGCCAGGCCCATATCCACTGCCGGTAGGTGACCCACTTCCTCCAGCACCAGGTTTACCTACACCGCTGCCCACGGGCTGAGTGCCAGCACCTCCTGCACCACCTGAAGCTCCTGGCGCCAGATTAGTGCCAGAACCAACCGGTTTTTGATtcggtgcaccaccaccggatgcaATCTGATTCAGTCCTGTGCCAGTGACCAGTGGACCACCTCCGTGAACTGTTGGTGGCTTTCCACTGTCGTGGGTAAGATCTGCAGATGCTGGTTTGCCGCCTGCCGCCGGCAGTAAATCCGCCCCAACCATATCCACCTGCTCATCGTGTTGTGATCCGGGCCTTTGACAAGCATTATTCCCCTTGCAGCATCCGTGACCATGATGACTACCGCCAACCGCACATTCACCACTACCCATTCCGCCCGGAGGCTTTAAATTACCCGCGGCAAGGTCTCCGGAGGTCGGAGGAAGACCACCAGGGACAGTACTCTGGCCAGTGGTACCCGGGACACCCGTGCCTGGTGCCGTTGGATGAGGTGCAGGGCCCGAATTTGGTCCCGTGGCAAGTCCGGTGAGGCCAGTCGTTCCTGTGGTTGGTAAAACCGGTTTATCGATCGTCGGAGAAGTCTGCGGCTCGACGACCCggtcatcatcttcgtcatc
This window of the Anopheles cruzii unplaced genomic scaffold, idAnoCruzAS_RS32_06 scaffold04563_ctg1, whole genome shotgun sequence genome carries:
- the LOC128277201 gene encoding uncharacterized protein LOC128277201, with the protein product MVGADLLPAAGGKPASADLTHDSGKPPTVHGGGPLVTGTGLNQIASGGGAPNQKPVGSGTNLAPGASGGAGGAGTQPVGSGVGKPGAGGSGSPTGSGYGPGQGAGVGGAGTQPTGSGI